One window from the genome of Pseudalkalibacillus hwajinpoensis encodes:
- a CDS encoding VOC family protein, with the protein MKHHPIPYFTFEGTAREALAYYEEVFEGEITDLQTFGEADFETPPEMDNYIMHARFKKDELFFMVSDTFLNQNVTVGNNISLALELDSAEEIESLYARLKEKGTVYMELQDTFWGATFAKVKDAYGVIWDLNFEKSESSK; encoded by the coding sequence ATGAAGCACCATCCGATTCCTTATTTCACATTTGAAGGCACAGCGCGAGAGGCTTTGGCATACTACGAAGAAGTCTTTGAAGGCGAGATAACCGATCTCCAAACGTTCGGAGAAGCAGACTTCGAAACACCACCAGAAATGGACAATTACATCATGCACGCACGATTCAAAAAAGATGAGCTCTTTTTCATGGTATCGGATACTTTTTTGAACCAAAACGTAACTGTAGGTAATAACATCTCTCTTGCCCTCGAACTTGATAGCGCTGAAGAAATTGAGTCGCTCTATGCGCGCTTGAAAGAAAAAGGCACCGTTTATATGGAGCTTCAGGATACCTTTTGGGGAGCGACATTTGCGAAGGTTAAGGATGCCTATGGAGTGATTTGGGATCTTAATTTTGAGAAATCCGAGTCGTCTAAATAG
- a CDS encoding helix-turn-helix domain-containing protein has product MNKEEELSITFRALTHPIRREILDLLNNGPKTTGEISEAFANISRYAVMKHLTILEEANLVLVRRKGRQRLNFLNAVSLQKMADRWMSHVQSNVASSLLTLQSTIERGITQMENEFKLDTFQIEQEVRIEAPIEKVFASLTEDINSWWAYRLCGEDSTLSFENEIGGQFIEKGKNSQALWGTITYLHAPYEIRLNGLLGMTGAVTSGYAYTLKEDRGATLLSLSHQASGLLDPNWHSAYEEGWKELLGTFLKNYVEQGKRYNAN; this is encoded by the coding sequence ATGAACAAAGAAGAAGAACTATCGATCACATTCAGAGCATTAACGCACCCCATTCGAAGAGAGATATTGGACTTGCTAAATAACGGTCCAAAAACAACGGGTGAAATAAGTGAGGCTTTCGCTAATATAAGTCGCTATGCAGTTATGAAGCATCTCACAATACTTGAAGAAGCCAACCTTGTGCTTGTTCGCCGCAAAGGAAGACAGCGGCTGAATTTTTTAAACGCTGTCTCGCTACAAAAAATGGCTGATCGGTGGATGAGTCATGTTCAATCAAACGTTGCTTCCTCTTTATTAACATTACAATCAACTATTGAAAGGGGCATTACTCAAATGGAGAACGAATTTAAGCTAGATACGTTTCAAATTGAACAGGAAGTGCGCATTGAAGCACCGATCGAAAAAGTCTTTGCTTCATTGACAGAAGACATTAACTCCTGGTGGGCTTATCGCTTATGTGGAGAAGACTCAACACTTTCATTTGAAAATGAAATAGGTGGTCAATTTATAGAAAAGGGAAAAAACAGTCAGGCTCTTTGGGGTACCATCACTTATCTACATGCACCATATGAAATTCGCTTAAATGGCCTTCTTGGCATGACAGGGGCAGTTACGAGTGGCTACGCATATACACTAAAAGAAGATCGTGGGGCAACGCTCCTCTCCCTTTCTCATCAAGCATCAGGTCTACTTGATCCTAACTGGCATTCCGCTTATGAGGAAGGGTGGAAAGAGCTGCTTGGGACATTCCTTAAAAATTATGTAGAACAAGGGAAAAGATACAATGCAAACTAA
- the hpaB gene encoding 4-hydroxyphenylacetate 3-monooxygenase, oxygenase component translates to MINGKQYVERIDALNNEVWIAGEKCSGKISELAPFKGIVKSKAALYEYQCKEENEELFRYALPHLKEAYGFSYHQPKRIKDLSNRRKATQEWARLNAGLMGRSPDYMNTLLMTLGVADKHFAEDREVFGDNIKRLYEKARTEDLSITHTFINPQVNRSIGQYFDDSTITAAKVVEEKKEGIVIHGARLLATQGGLTDELLVLPAGGHTLDDSYIFGFMIPSNTKGLKFLCRESFCYSDSKFDHPLGSQFEEIDSIVVFDQVLVPWECVFIYKNIQTVAGMEDATGMYTFLQFQSVCRQVVKLEYILGLCESMGDAIQIQEYEHVKQKMSEIITTLEIMKALLLASEVNSQLNQYGTLVPDSQPLKAASQYFPAVYPRLIEIIQLLGASGLISIPTEKDFNSDIQEDLAQYLQGANIEAKERVRLFRMAWDLGMSAFGSRQTQFERFFFGDPVRLAAVHYNRYYTQPYVDMVEAFLNKVGE, encoded by the coding sequence ATGATTAATGGGAAGCAGTATGTTGAACGTATTGATGCACTTAATAATGAAGTATGGATTGCAGGGGAGAAGTGCTCAGGCAAAATATCGGAGTTAGCACCATTTAAAGGAATAGTGAAAAGCAAAGCTGCTCTATACGAGTATCAGTGTAAGGAGGAGAATGAAGAGCTTTTTCGTTATGCGTTACCTCATTTAAAGGAAGCATATGGGTTTTCCTATCATCAACCAAAACGAATAAAAGATTTATCCAATCGTCGAAAAGCAACACAGGAGTGGGCAAGGTTGAATGCGGGGTTAATGGGGCGCTCGCCTGACTATATGAATACATTACTTATGACACTTGGTGTTGCGGATAAACATTTTGCTGAGGACCGGGAAGTCTTTGGTGACAACATCAAAAGATTATATGAAAAAGCAAGAACAGAAGATCTATCCATAACGCATACATTTATTAATCCCCAGGTAAATCGGTCCATTGGTCAGTATTTTGATGACTCTACGATCACAGCTGCTAAGGTTGTAGAAGAAAAGAAGGAAGGCATTGTCATTCATGGTGCAAGATTGTTAGCGACACAGGGGGGATTGACGGATGAACTGCTCGTCTTGCCCGCAGGTGGGCATACGTTAGATGATTCGTATATCTTTGGTTTTATGATTCCATCAAACACAAAAGGTCTCAAATTTCTATGTAGGGAATCATTTTGCTATAGCGATTCGAAGTTCGACCATCCATTAGGCTCACAATTTGAGGAAATTGACTCTATTGTTGTGTTTGATCAAGTGCTTGTACCATGGGAATGTGTTTTTATATATAAGAATATCCAGACCGTTGCTGGAATGGAAGATGCGACTGGTATGTACACGTTTCTACAATTTCAATCAGTGTGCAGGCAGGTTGTGAAGTTAGAGTATATTCTTGGGCTTTGCGAATCAATGGGAGATGCCATTCAAATTCAAGAGTATGAGCATGTGAAGCAAAAAATGAGTGAAATTATCACAACTCTTGAGATTATGAAAGCTCTTTTACTAGCATCGGAGGTCAATAGTCAGCTCAATCAATATGGAACGCTTGTACCTGATAGTCAGCCGTTGAAAGCTGCCAGTCAATACTTTCCAGCTGTTTACCCGAGGTTAATTGAAATTATTCAGTTGCTCGGCGCAAGTGGATTAATTTCCATACCAACTGAAAAAGATTTCAATTCCGATATCCAAGAAGATTTAGCACAATATTTGCAAGGAGCGAATATTGAAGCGAAAGAGCGAGTCAGATTATTTCGAATGGCTTGGGACCTTGGTATGAGCGCCTTTGGTTCTCGTCAAACACAATTTGAAAGGTTCTTCTTTGGGGATCCCGTCCGTCTTGCAGCTGTTCATTATAACCGATATTATACTCAGCCATATGTCGATATGGTTGAGGCATTCTTAAATAAAGTAGGAGAATAA
- a CDS encoding SurA N-terminal domain-containing protein yields MRKLTYLLITGLLIVVLAACGGNEESSNDKKEEDTNTEEQAQSGEQEQPEVDKVDADKVVATVNGEEIKGEDFNALYSQSQMQYVQMGQEVPKDQLDQMKKQVAESMVGQELILQAAQKEGIEASDDKIKEELAGIKEGYEDEKKFEAALEQSDMTMEDLEKEIAKNIQYTTYIDQEIKVDEVTEEEMKEYYDQAKEQGTSEEMPAYEDVKPQIKKGLEDEQKSKKTQELVEKLKKDADVKINI; encoded by the coding sequence TTGCGTAAATTAACTTACTTACTCATAACAGGTTTACTAATCGTTGTATTAGCTGCCTGTGGAGGAAATGAAGAAAGCAGTAATGACAAGAAAGAAGAAGATACAAATACAGAAGAACAAGCACAATCCGGAGAGCAGGAACAACCGGAAGTTGATAAAGTTGATGCAGATAAGGTAGTAGCAACCGTTAATGGTGAAGAAATTAAAGGGGAAGATTTCAATGCCCTTTATAGCCAGAGCCAAATGCAGTACGTACAAATGGGCCAGGAAGTGCCTAAAGATCAGCTAGACCAAATGAAAAAACAAGTCGCTGAAAGCATGGTTGGACAGGAATTAATTCTCCAAGCCGCTCAGAAAGAAGGCATTGAAGCTTCTGACGATAAGATCAAAGAAGAGCTTGCTGGTATTAAAGAGGGCTATGAAGATGAGAAGAAATTCGAAGCAGCACTTGAACAAAGCGACATGACAATGGAAGATCTTGAAAAAGAAATTGCGAAGAACATCCAATATACAACTTACATCGACCAGGAAATCAAAGTTGATGAAGTGACTGAAGAAGAAATGAAAGAATACTATGATCAAGCAAAAGAACAGGGTACTTCAGAAGAAATGCCAGCATATGAAGATGTGAAACCTCAGATCAAAAAAGGTCTAGAAGATGAACAAAAATCGAAGAAAACTCAAGAATTAGTTGAGAAATTAAAGAAAGATGCTGACGTTAAAATCAACATCTAA
- a CDS encoding NERD domain-containing protein, with protein sequence MYQAGISGEKSMDFPLSFLDDKRFSIYHDLRISDGVHHFQIDTLVISQHYLLILEVKNISGILNFDTTFNQLIRISDTKEEAFPNPLTQVERQRSQLRALLQKMKIPEVPIETLIVVANRRAVLKATEAVQFISSKVIRSEYLPTKVKSLDQRYGELWLTMKEVRKLGRTLVKLHEPLDRDVLKRFSISRNDLLVGVACPECARLAMRRLHGRWYCERCGAYSRDAHLRALQDYALLVSREITNQEARRFLRMDSVSAASKMLRAMNLQCKGIKKGRKYYLEVDLNRFSQ encoded by the coding sequence ATGTACCAAGCAGGAATATCAGGTGAGAAATCCATGGATTTCCCTCTAAGTTTTTTAGACGATAAGCGGTTTTCAATCTATCATGACTTGCGAATTTCTGACGGTGTTCATCATTTTCAAATAGATACGCTTGTAATCAGCCAGCACTATCTTCTGATTCTTGAAGTGAAAAACATTTCAGGCATTCTCAATTTTGATACTACGTTCAATCAATTAATACGCATTTCTGACACGAAAGAAGAAGCCTTCCCAAACCCCCTCACTCAGGTGGAACGTCAGCGTTCTCAACTTCGTGCTTTACTTCAAAAAATGAAAATACCTGAAGTACCTATTGAAACGCTTATTGTAGTGGCTAACCGAAGAGCAGTTTTAAAAGCGACCGAGGCGGTTCAGTTCATTTCTTCAAAAGTTATTCGAAGTGAGTACCTGCCTACAAAAGTGAAGTCACTGGATCAACGATATGGGGAATTATGGTTAACGATGAAGGAAGTACGAAAGCTGGGGCGTACTCTTGTTAAGCTACATGAGCCGCTTGACCGAGATGTACTGAAGCGATTTTCAATTTCTCGGAATGACTTGCTAGTTGGTGTAGCTTGTCCAGAGTGTGCTCGCCTGGCTATGAGGAGGCTGCACGGTAGGTGGTATTGCGAGAGGTGTGGTGCCTATTCGCGTGATGCCCACTTAAGAGCGCTTCAAGATTATGCGTTGCTTGTGTCTAGAGAGATTACGAATCAGGAGGCGAGACGGTTTTTGAGGATGGATTCCGTGTCTGCCGCATCAAAAATGTTAAGAGCCATGAACCTTCAGTGTAAGGGCATCAAAAAAGGTAGGAAGTACTATTTGGAAGTGGATTTGAACAGGTTTAGCCAATAA
- a CDS encoding SRPBCC family protein produces the protein MQTKKIEVKTSILIERPPEVVFNYITNFENNPDWQSGMVSAKFTNGVLREGATYDQVAKFLGKEIKTTFIVRQYNPYHKIQIESVDSTFPIKVTREVQVAGEGCVVKAVVEGNPGRLFSLARPVLSKLVQRSIEKDYAHLKQLLEA, from the coding sequence ATGCAAACTAAAAAAATCGAAGTGAAAACAAGTATTTTGATTGAGCGGCCACCTGAAGTTGTTTTTAACTACATCACAAATTTCGAGAACAATCCAGATTGGCAAAGCGGTATGGTTTCGGCTAAGTTTACCAATGGGGTGTTGAGAGAAGGGGCGACATACGATCAAGTAGCTAAATTTCTCGGAAAAGAAATCAAAACCACTTTTATTGTTCGCCAATACAATCCGTACCACAAAATTCAAATCGAAAGCGTTGATAGTACGTTTCCGATTAAAGTCACAAGAGAAGTACAAGTTGCAGGTGAAGGTTGTGTCGTTAAGGCTGTCGTTGAAGGAAATCCAGGAAGACTCTTTTCACTTGCTCGTCCTGTTCTGAGTAAATTGGTGCAGCGCTCCATTGAGAAAGACTATGCTCATTTAAAACAACTATTGGAAGCGTAA
- a CDS encoding MFS transporter, translating to MWQNKNVWILLTGEFVAGLGLWLGIIGNLEFMQEKVPSDFMKAVILAIGLLAGVAIGPYAGRVTDQVKKKTVMIVAGLARAISVIFMLVALQTGSVLWMVVFLILIQTAAAFYFPALQAAIPLVVKEKELLQMNGIHMNVATLSRVLGTAIAGIFLVIMSLSTMYILSLGAYLILVIFTLFLAIDEPTASVSHRSKAVSGFKHLFPIIKQLPIVTMTLIMTMVPLLFIGGFNLLVISISELQDNPLIKSWIYTAEGLSFMIGAFAVKRLSRKQSPYTILFLFSFIIGLSQLLLFFANSPILSVVAFAVFGFSVGCFFPTAATIFQTRVPKEYHGRFFSFRNMLDRIIFQVVLLLTGLMLDLIGLQMMSVIFGIMSMAITAIFFFKYRQNVYIKPLNVDVS from the coding sequence ATGTGGCAGAACAAAAATGTCTGGATTTTATTAACCGGTGAATTTGTAGCTGGACTCGGCTTATGGCTCGGTATTATTGGTAACTTAGAATTTATGCAAGAGAAAGTGCCTTCTGATTTTATGAAAGCTGTCATACTTGCGATCGGACTTCTTGCTGGTGTAGCGATTGGCCCCTATGCAGGACGAGTGACCGATCAAGTGAAAAAGAAGACGGTGATGATCGTAGCTGGACTTGCACGAGCCATTAGCGTGATCTTTATGTTAGTGGCTCTTCAAACGGGGTCCGTACTCTGGATGGTTGTTTTTCTCATTCTTATTCAGACCGCTGCGGCTTTTTACTTTCCTGCTCTCCAAGCCGCCATTCCACTTGTCGTGAAAGAAAAAGAGCTCCTGCAAATGAACGGGATTCATATGAATGTCGCTACACTTTCAAGAGTACTGGGTACAGCTATTGCCGGAATCTTTCTTGTGATCATGTCTTTATCGACTATGTATATTCTTTCTTTAGGAGCCTACCTTATACTTGTAATCTTTACGCTTTTTCTTGCGATCGATGAACCGACCGCCTCTGTTTCACATCGTTCAAAAGCAGTAAGTGGCTTTAAGCATTTGTTTCCTATCATTAAACAGCTGCCCATTGTGACAATGACACTAATTATGACGATGGTTCCTCTTTTGTTTATTGGTGGTTTTAATTTGCTTGTTATTAGTATTAGTGAGCTTCAAGATAATCCTCTCATCAAAAGTTGGATTTACACCGCTGAAGGTCTTTCCTTCATGATCGGTGCTTTCGCAGTCAAAAGGCTTTCTAGGAAACAATCACCATACACAATTTTATTTCTTTTTTCATTTATTATTGGCCTCTCTCAACTGCTGCTCTTTTTCGCAAACAGCCCGATTCTTTCCGTTGTAGCATTTGCGGTATTCGGTTTCTCAGTCGGCTGCTTCTTTCCAACAGCTGCTACCATTTTCCAAACGAGGGTACCTAAAGAATATCACGGTCGTTTCTTCTCATTCCGCAACATGCTTGATCGCATCATTTTTCAAGTTGTGCTCTTATTAACGGGATTGATGCTTGATTTGATCGGACTTCAAATGATGTCTGTCATCTTTGGAATAATGTCGATGGCAATCACAGCTATTTTCTTCTTTAAATATCGCCAGAACGTCTATATTAAGCCTTTGAATGTTGATGTGAGTTAG
- a CDS encoding acyl-CoA thioesterase, which produces MYQKVIDPRVSETDGAGHINNTVIPVWFESGRDPIFRLFNPDLTFHDWHCVLLKMNVTYISQLYYGTPITVYTWIKRIGRTSFEVYEEIHQKEKVCVTGSATYVNYHFDQQKSMPISDEIRRQFEAHLYTNQKATSE; this is translated from the coding sequence ATGTATCAGAAAGTAATCGATCCAAGGGTCTCAGAAACAGATGGAGCAGGACATATTAATAATACGGTCATTCCAGTGTGGTTTGAATCTGGTCGAGATCCGATTTTTCGATTGTTTAATCCAGATTTAACCTTTCATGATTGGCACTGCGTCCTTCTAAAAATGAATGTGACATACATCTCCCAACTCTATTACGGAACGCCGATAACTGTATACACTTGGATCAAGAGAATTGGGCGAACGAGTTTTGAGGTTTATGAGGAAATTCATCAGAAAGAAAAAGTTTGTGTAACAGGATCGGCCACGTATGTGAACTACCATTTTGATCAACAAAAAAGCATGCCAATATCAGATGAAATACGAAGGCAGTTTGAAGCACATCTTTACACAAATCAAAAAGCCACTAGCGAGTAA
- the ilvD gene encoding dihydroxy-acid dehydratase → MEGKKDLRIRSKVISEGVNRVPNRSMLRAVGFTDEDFKKPMIGVASTWSEVTPCNVHIDSLAREAKAGAKDNGGAPMIFNTITVSDGIAMGHEGMFYSLPSREIIADSIETVTNAERLDGIVAIGGCDKTTPGCLIAIGRMNIPSVYVYGGTIQPGKLNGNDIDIVSSFEAVGQYQAGTINDEELHKVECSACPGAGACGGMYTANTMASAVEALGMSIPGSSSTPAVNDYKESECRQAGELVVSLLEKDIYPRDIMTKEAFENAITVVMALGGSTNAFLHLTAMAHSAGVDLSLDDFERVRERVPYIADMKPSGKYVMQDLYEIGGVPAVMKLLHEHGLLHGDCLTVTGKTVAENLAEAPSLKEGQEIIRSLNDPIKASGPLVVLRGNLAPEGSVAKMSGQKISHFAGPARVYNNEAEATAAIEADDIKEGDVLVIRNVGPKGGPGMPEMLSITSMIVGKGLNGKVALMTDGRFSGGSHGFVIGHVSPEAFVGGPIGLLKEGDTITIDSDKQQINFDVTDEELQRRRAEWVRPELRYKTGILGKYARLVSSSAKGAVTDLDIE, encoded by the coding sequence ATGGAAGGCAAAAAAGATCTTCGAATCAGAAGTAAAGTAATCAGTGAAGGTGTAAATCGAGTACCTAACCGCTCCATGCTTCGAGCAGTCGGTTTTACCGATGAAGATTTCAAAAAACCAATGATTGGTGTAGCGAGTACGTGGAGTGAAGTTACGCCGTGTAACGTACATATTGATTCTCTTGCGCGTGAGGCGAAAGCGGGCGCTAAGGATAACGGCGGCGCGCCAATGATTTTTAATACGATTACCGTTTCTGATGGTATTGCGATGGGGCATGAGGGGATGTTCTATTCTTTGCCAAGTCGCGAAATCATCGCGGATTCAATTGAAACGGTCACAAATGCAGAACGTCTTGATGGCATTGTAGCGATTGGCGGCTGTGACAAAACAACGCCAGGTTGCTTAATCGCAATTGGTCGTATGAACATTCCGTCCGTATACGTGTACGGTGGTACGATTCAGCCAGGTAAACTGAATGGAAATGATATCGACATTGTTTCATCATTTGAAGCGGTTGGACAATATCAAGCTGGTACGATTAACGATGAAGAGCTACACAAGGTTGAATGCTCTGCATGTCCTGGAGCAGGAGCATGTGGGGGTATGTATACCGCAAACACAATGGCATCTGCGGTTGAAGCACTTGGAATGAGTATTCCTGGATCATCTTCAACACCAGCAGTAAATGATTACAAAGAATCTGAATGTCGTCAGGCGGGGGAATTGGTGGTTTCACTTCTTGAGAAAGATATTTACCCTCGTGACATTATGACAAAAGAAGCATTTGAGAATGCGATCACAGTCGTAATGGCCCTTGGTGGATCAACTAATGCCTTCTTGCATCTAACGGCAATGGCTCACTCAGCTGGTGTCGACTTATCATTGGATGATTTCGAACGCGTTCGTGAACGTGTTCCATACATCGCAGACATGAAGCCGAGCGGTAAATATGTGATGCAAGATCTTTATGAGATTGGCGGCGTACCTGCCGTCATGAAGCTTCTTCATGAGCATGGCTTGCTTCACGGAGATTGCCTCACAGTGACTGGAAAAACGGTCGCAGAAAACTTGGCCGAAGCCCCATCGCTAAAAGAAGGACAAGAAATCATCCGTTCTCTAAATGATCCGATTAAAGCAAGCGGACCACTTGTTGTTCTTCGAGGTAATCTAGCTCCTGAAGGTTCTGTTGCAAAGATGTCCGGTCAAAAGATTAGCCATTTTGCAGGACCAGCTCGCGTTTATAATAACGAAGCAGAAGCAACTGCAGCAATCGAAGCGGATGATATTAAAGAAGGTGACGTTCTCGTTATTCGTAATGTAGGTCCTAAAGGCGGGCCAGGAATGCCGGAAATGCTATCCATTACTTCCATGATTGTTGGGAAAGGATTGAATGGGAAGGTAGCGCTTATGACAGACGGTCGCTTCTCAGGTGGATCACACGGTTTCGTTATCGGCCACGTATCTCCGGAAGCATTTGTTGGTGGACCGATTGGCCTCTTAAAAGAAGGCGACACCATTACCATCGATAGTGATAAGCAACAAATTAATTTTGATGTAACAGATGAAGAACTACAGCGTCGCCGTGCAGAATGGGTACGACCTGAGCTAAGATACAAAACAGGTATTCTCGGTAAGTACGCAAGACTCGTTTCCTCATCCGCAAAAGGCGCTGTAACGGATCTGGATATTGAATAA
- a CDS encoding GTP pyrophosphokinase produces MKKEFQERIEEWKNFLFIYKFALDEINTKLTILNDEFQFVHQHNPIEHVKSRIKSPESIMAKLERKGLEVTTENVKKHINDIAGVRVTCSFTNDIYRIYEMIESQDDIRLIDVKDYVKNPKPNGYKSLHLIVEIPVFLSKGPELVRVEIQLRTIAMDFWASLEHKIYYKFEGEIPGNLSDELKEAAEIVHYLDAKMMRIKDEVNEFKEHEKEEKQTIT; encoded by the coding sequence ATGAAGAAGGAATTCCAAGAACGAATAGAAGAATGGAAGAATTTTTTATTTATTTATAAATTTGCTCTGGATGAAATTAATACAAAGTTAACTATCTTAAATGATGAATTTCAATTTGTACATCAACATAACCCTATTGAGCATGTAAAGTCTCGCATTAAGTCACCAGAAAGCATTATGGCAAAGCTTGAGCGTAAAGGTCTTGAAGTGACAACTGAAAATGTAAAAAAACATATAAACGATATTGCTGGAGTACGGGTGACGTGTTCCTTTACAAATGATATTTATCGAATCTATGAAATGATTGAAAGTCAGGATGACATTCGCTTAATTGATGTAAAAGATTATGTTAAGAATCCAAAGCCGAATGGCTATAAAAGTTTGCATCTGATTGTTGAAATTCCGGTCTTTTTATCAAAGGGTCCTGAGTTAGTAAGAGTTGAAATTCAACTGCGTACAATTGCAATGGATTTCTGGGCAAGCTTAGAGCACAAAATTTATTATAAATTTGAAGGTGAAATACCTGGAAATCTTAGTGATGAATTAAAAGAGGCAGCCGAGATTGTACATTATCTTGATGCCAAAATGATGAGAATTAAAGACGAAGTAAATGAATTTAAAGAGCATGAAAAAGAAGAGAAGCAAACAATAACTTAA
- a CDS encoding short-chain fatty acid transporter: protein MLKASISFSNRIMQRYLPDPFLFVIILTFVVFAFGLVFTGSSPVQMVQYFGEGFWSLLAFSMQMVLVLVTGYVLASSPLFKKGLRFLAARAKTPGQAIVYVTLVSLLASWINWGFGLVIGALYAKELAKKVEKVDYRLLIASAYSGFLVWHGGLAGSIPLTIATPDHFTADLIGTISTKETIFSLFNLVIVASLFILLPLINYFMSPAEEERVQIDRTLLEEGNLHAATVEGDLTPAERLENSRVISMIISFVGLAYLVYYFVNAGFELNLNIVNFGFLFLGILFHGTPRLFLESVGNAVKGASGIIIQFPFYAGIMGMMVASGLAAQLSEGFVSISNEFTFPFFAFLSAGIVNFFVPSGGGQWAVQAPIMLDAAKALEVSVPKTAMAVAWGDAWTNMIQPFWALPALAIAGLKAKDIMGYCFIVLIVSGVAISLGLVFIS from the coding sequence ATGCTAAAAGCATCTATTTCATTTTCGAATCGCATCATGCAACGCTATTTACCCGATCCGTTTTTATTTGTGATCATCCTCACTTTCGTGGTATTTGCATTTGGACTTGTTTTTACTGGAAGTTCACCGGTTCAGATGGTGCAATACTTTGGAGAAGGGTTTTGGAGTTTACTAGCTTTTTCTATGCAAATGGTACTCGTTCTTGTAACAGGATATGTTCTTGCGAGTAGTCCTCTTTTCAAGAAAGGCCTTCGTTTTCTTGCGGCGAGAGCGAAAACACCTGGACAAGCCATTGTGTATGTCACACTCGTATCGTTACTAGCAAGCTGGATCAACTGGGGATTTGGTCTTGTGATCGGGGCATTATATGCGAAAGAGCTTGCTAAAAAAGTAGAAAAAGTAGATTACCGATTGCTGATCGCAAGTGCCTATAGTGGATTTCTTGTGTGGCATGGTGGATTAGCTGGATCGATACCATTGACTATTGCAACACCTGATCATTTTACAGCCGATCTCATTGGAACCATATCAACGAAGGAAACGATCTTTTCCCTATTTAATCTCGTTATTGTCGCGTCATTATTTATTCTGTTACCCCTTATTAATTACTTTATGTCTCCAGCGGAAGAAGAGCGTGTCCAAATTGATCGCACTTTGCTAGAAGAAGGGAACCTTCATGCTGCAACTGTGGAGGGAGATTTAACACCTGCTGAGCGTCTCGAGAATAGTCGCGTCATCTCGATGATCATTTCATTTGTTGGGCTTGCTTATCTTGTTTATTATTTCGTAAACGCCGGATTTGAACTGAATTTAAATATCGTGAATTTTGGCTTTCTCTTCCTGGGAATTCTTTTTCATGGTACACCGCGTCTGTTTCTTGAATCTGTAGGTAATGCAGTTAAAGGAGCTAGCGGGATTATTATTCAATTTCCTTTTTATGCAGGAATAATGGGGATGATGGTGGCTTCTGGTCTTGCTGCTCAGCTTTCAGAAGGGTTTGTTTCCATCTCAAACGAATTTACCTTTCCATTCTTTGCTTTTTTAAGTGCGGGAATTGTGAATTTCTTTGTCCCTTCTGGTGGGGGACAATGGGCGGTTCAGGCACCTATTATGCTAGATGCAGCAAAAGCGCTTGAGGTTTCCGTTCCTAAAACGGCAATGGCTGTCGCATGGGGAGACGCCTGGACAAATATGATCCAACCGTTTTGGGCATTGCCTGCTCTTGCGATTGCGGGATTAAAAGCAAAAGACATTATGGGATACTGCTTTATTGTTCTAATCGTAAGTGGAGTGGCAATTTCGTTAGGGCTTGTTTTCATAAGTTAA
- a CDS encoding DUF1540 domain-containing protein, with product MAMDVLCEVSNCVHNRNGKQCGADEIYVVSHKGNQASNSEETDCKTFEPGTL from the coding sequence ATGGCTATGGATGTATTATGCGAGGTATCAAATTGTGTCCACAACCGAAATGGTAAGCAGTGTGGAGCAGACGAAATCTACGTTGTCAGTCATAAAGGAAATCAAGCAAGCAATAGTGAAGAAACGGATTGTAAAACATTTGAGCCTGGTACCCTTTAA